GCATCTGGGAGATCTGGAAAAGCTCATGCCGATATTTTCCAATGCCGGAATTGCCACCCGCTATTTTGCCAAACCCCTCGACTGGGTCGGCAGAAAACGGACAATGGCCGAGAGCAATGCCGCCTATATCGAAACCGCAACCGCGCTTTCCTTACAGGCCGTTACGGCCGTTCTCGAAAAAAACAATCTTGAGCGCAACCAAATCGATTATATCATCTATGTCAACACCACCGGACTCGCGACACCCTCAATCGATGCCCGGCTCATCAATCTGTTGAATTTCCGGCGAGACATTCGCCGAACACCCATCTGGGGTCTGGGATGCGCCGGCGGCGCGGCGGGACTTTCGCATGCCTTCCATTACGCCCAAGGACATCCCCGCGAGAGGATTCTTGTCGTCTCGACCGAACTCTGCTCGCTCACTTTTATTCCCGATGACCATTCCAAAAGCAATTTTGTGGCGACTGCGCTCTTTGCCGATGGCTCAGCCGCGGCGCTGGTTGTGGGTGATAAAGTCGAACTGCCGGGGCTGGAGATGTTGGCAAGCCGAAGTACCTTCTATCCCGATTCGCTCGATGTAATGGGCTGGAATATCGACACCAGAGGTCTTCAGGTTGTCTTTGCCCAGCGCATTCCTGATATTGTCGCTGAACATGCCAAAAAAGACCTGTCGCAATTTCTCGATGAGTGTGAGTTACGTCTTGGCGATATCAGCCAATTTCTCTTTCACCCGGGCGGAACAAAAGTGCTCCAGGCGTACGAGAATGCCCTTGGCATTACAAATGGAAGTCTTTCGCTGTCGAAAACAATTCTTTCCGAATACGGCAATATGTCATCGTGCACCGTGCTCTTTGTAATAGAGCGCTATCTAAAAGAGTACGGATTTGGGCGCGGCGGACACGGACTTGTCTCGGCCCTCGGCCCAGGATTTTGCTCCGAGTCGTTGCTGTTGGAATTGTAGGAAATCAAAAATTAAGACAGATTCAAAGGCGGTTTCGCTGGCTACTGTCCGGCCTGTTTTTCCTCAGGCTCATTGACCTTGCCGGACCGGAAAAAAAGATTTATTGTCTTTCCATCCCGGATAACGGCCACTTTGGACATGCCGTTGCCATTACCGATACCGGCATAGATTTTTTCCACAAGCTCTTTGTGTGTTTTTGGCCTGATTCCATCGACATACAGAATTGCATCGCCGACTTGTAATCCGCAGGCCGATGCCGCGCGCGAGGGATCGATATTGTCCACGACCAGTCTGTTGGACTCCTCAAGCGCGACTGAAAATCCGAACTTTCCTTTTGGGGGGATACCATCTATCTGCTCGTTTGATTCGGTCTGAGGTGCGCTGGCGTTGGCCCGAACAGTGCGAGTGGCATTGACCAGATCACCGGCGTATGATTCACTCATGAGCCATGCGCTCAATGGCTTTTCCGGCGTCAATACCCACTTGTTGTAAAGATATTCTTCGAAAAGTTCACGCGAAGGGAAATTATGCATCCAGACCGGCGAATTGATCGCAGATTGCGCCTGCCCTTGGCCAAGGGCCCGCTGGGCGGTTACCAAGGCCAATAGCATCGCAAGATTATCCCGTCGCAGGGGGCTGTCCTGCATGAGAGGGTGATTGACAATATACGGCGCAACCGGGCTGTTGCTGCGGGTTGCTTGAGTGAGCAAGCGACGCGCGAGTTGATACATAATATTTAGATACTGCTCGTTCCCGCTCGGCGCGGCTTCGACAAGCGAGCCATTTTTTATTCCCCCCACCGGAATTATTGTCGGCATCCCCTCGCCGATGCTTGGATAATAGCGAATCAGATAGATATCAAAATTCGTCTCGCTCCAACGAATCCCCGAAAGCGATTCAAGAATCGAGAGCACGTTCTGACCTGAATTCTGCCAAAATGCGGTAAGCGCGCTGTCGTTTCGGGTTACCCAGCGAATATCATTGGCGGCCGAGACGGTTGAATAATAATCAGGATAGAGATTTCTCTGGAGGCTGATGTTTTCACGGTTCAACCTTACAGCTGGCTGAGCCGAAATCGATTGAACGAATATAGAACCAAGCGCGAATACGGCGCAGGGTATGAATTTGTATCTCAACATATCTCTAAGTAACTTCTGAAAATAGGTTGAAGCAAGAAAAACTCTGTCTTCATTTGACTCGCTTTTATGTACACTTTCACTAGTCATTCTGTGGTAATTCCAATTTCAACTCAATTTATACTTGCAAGGGAGTGAAAAAATGAGCAAACTATAAGCGAAAAAATGGTCACACAAAAGCTACGGAGCATTTTAGCGATGAATAGTCCAATTGAATCCTTGTGCGCAGACCGTCTCTGGTTCTCACGAGAAGACCGTCAGGTCACACAGCGCCACGAATCACGTCAGGACTCGCCAGAACCGGAAGCAGCCACAGAGTGGTGTCGGGCGTCTCTGGACGACGCGGCAATCTCAGTTATATTTCCTTATGACTATACAACCTCCGGCTCGCACATGAGGGCATATTCCAGCACAAAGGGCATGAGCTCGTCGCCGTCTTATATTCTCATCGCGTTATTTCTACTAATTCTATCCATAGGCTGCAAGGAGAAAGACCAAGCTGCGCCTGCACTTACTCCGGATACTACCACACAGGCAGAAACCGAACGCCCGAAATCTCGCGACAGCGTCGTTGTCATGCTTGTCGGAGTAGATTCGACAACCGTTTTGGAGCTTCTCGACCGGGATCACGATCTGCGATACAAGTCCACATCGATGGGGGCATTTGTTGAGGCTATCGATTCAATAGAGCAAAGCTCCAATGCTTTTTGGATGTATTCAGTCAATGACAGCATGATCCCGATGGCAAGCGACAAGCGCTACATCACTACCGGAGATACAGTTAGGTGGATGCTTAAAGTTCGGCCGTAGTGACCTATTCGCTCCGGCAGCCGCGTTTCTTCGCTGTTTCCTTTCGGGCTTCGGCCTCGTATATTTAGGCAATATGCCAAATTCAGTTTTTTCGAGAATCGAACGGGGGGAGTTTTTCCTTATTGCCGGGCCATGTGTTGCCGAGTCGGAATCTCTCTGCCTCAAAGTCGCGGAGCACATCGCCGCTCTGGCCGAAAAACATAGGGTTCCTTATATTTTTAAGACATCGTTTCAAAAGGCCAATCGTTTATCCGGAATCTCATACACCGGCCCCGGCAGAAAAGAAGGACTTGCGATTCTTGCTAAAGTAAAAAAAGAGTTTGGATTACCTGTCCTGACTGATATTCATGAAACGGCAGATATTCCCGCCGTCGCCGAGGTTGCTGACATATTACAAATCCCGGCCCTTCTCTGCCGACAGACTGACCTTGTTGTCGAAGCCGCCAAATCAGGTCGCTGGGTTAACATTAAAAAAGGACAGTTTCTTGCCCCGGAAGATATGGCCCTTATTGCCCAAAAAGCCGATTCAAAAAAAATTATGCTCACCGAGCGCGGGACTACATTCGGCTATCGCAATCTTGTCGTCGATTTTCGCGGATTACTGATAATGAAAGAGGCCGGCTATCCGGTAATTTTCGATGCCACGCACTCGCTTCAACTTCCTGGCGGAGGAGGAACGGTCTCCACCGGACAGCCCCAATACAGCATCCCGATGGCCAAAGCCGCCGCGGCGATTGGAATCGACGGCCTTTTTATTGAGACCCACCCTGAACCATCCAAGGCCCTTTCCGATGCCGGGGCAATGCTT
This genomic interval from Candidatus Zixiibacteriota bacterium contains the following:
- a CDS encoding 3-oxoacyl-[acyl-carrier-protein] synthase III C-terminal domain-containing protein yields the protein MPRLCAIETAVPQYAFSQTEISHFAAEHFGSHLGDLEKLMPIFSNAGIATRYFAKPLDWVGRKRTMAESNAAYIETATALSLQAVTAVLEKNNLERNQIDYIIYVNTTGLATPSIDARLINLLNFRRDIRRTPIWGLGCAGGAAGLSHAFHYAQGHPRERILVVSTELCSLTFIPDDHSKSNFVATALFADGSAAALVVGDKVELPGLEMLASRSTFYPDSLDVMGWNIDTRGLQVVFAQRIPDIVAEHAKKDLSQFLDECELRLGDISQFLFHPGGTKVLQAYENALGITNGSLSLSKTILSEYGNMSSCTVLFVIERYLKEYGFGRGGHGLVSALGPGFCSESLLLEL
- a CDS encoding PDZ domain-containing protein codes for the protein MLRYKFIPCAVFALGSIFVQSISAQPAVRLNRENISLQRNLYPDYYSTVSAANDIRWVTRNDSALTAFWQNSGQNVLSILESLSGIRWSETNFDIYLIRYYPSIGEGMPTIIPVGGIKNGSLVEAAPSGNEQYLNIMYQLARRLLTQATRSNSPVAPYIVNHPLMQDSPLRRDNLAMLLALVTAQRALGQGQAQSAINSPVWMHNFPSRELFEEYLYNKWVLTPEKPLSAWLMSESYAGDLVNATRTVRANASAPQTESNEQIDGIPPKGKFGFSVALEESNRLVVDNIDPSRAASACGLQVGDAILYVDGIRPKTHKELVEKIYAGIGNGNGMSKVAVIRDGKTINLFFRSGKVNEPEEKQAGQ
- a CDS encoding DUF4430 domain-containing protein: MNSPIESLCADRLWFSREDRQVTQRHESRQDSPEPEAATEWCRASLDDAAISVIFPYDYTTSGSHMRAYSSTKGMSSSPSYILIALFLLILSIGCKEKDQAAPALTPDTTTQAETERPKSRDSVVVMLVGVDSTTVLELLDRDHDLRYKSTSMGAFVEAIDSIEQSSNAFWMYSVNDSMIPMASDKRYITTGDTVRWMLKVRP
- the kdsA gene encoding 3-deoxy-8-phosphooctulonate synthase; the protein is MPNSVFSRIERGEFFLIAGPCVAESESLCLKVAEHIAALAEKHRVPYIFKTSFQKANRLSGISYTGPGRKEGLAILAKVKKEFGLPVLTDIHETADIPAVAEVADILQIPALLCRQTDLVVEAAKSGRWVNIKKGQFLAPEDMALIAQKADSKKIMLTERGTTFGYRNLVVDFRGLLIMKEAGYPVIFDATHSLQLPGGGGTVSTGQPQYSIPMAKAAAAIGIDGLFIETHPEPSKALSDAGAMLPLSKMEELLESVLTVRMASSVTKELV